DNA sequence from the Phragmitibacter flavus genome:
CTGTTCTCAATGACGCTCTCCAGGGAACTGTATGGCACGTAGGCGTAGCCAGCCTGTAGCAGCAGCAGGGTGGTCAGAACTCGGCTCAATCGGCCATTGCCGTCTTGGAAAGGATGGATCTCCAGGAACACCACCACAAACACCGCAACGACCAGCAAGGGGTGAAGGCGACGCAGGTCGCGTGCTTCGTTCAGCCATGCCACCAACTCGGTCATGAGGCGCGGCGTGTCGAACGGTGTAGCCGTCTCGAATACAATGCCGGTTTGCCCGCCGTCCTCGTCGAAAGCGGCGACGCTATTGGAAAGCGCCTTGTATTCGCCGCGATGCCCTTCGTCCTTTTCGCTATAACGCAGGAGGTCACGGTGAAGTTGTTTGATGTGGTTTTCGGTGATTGGAATGTCCTGCCACGCGTTAAAAACCAGTTTCATTACCTCCGCGTATCCAGCAACCTCCTGCTCATCACGAGTGTCGAACTTCTTAATCTCCAGATTGGCAAGCAGACGCTCTACCTCGCGATCCGTTAATTTGCTCCCCTCGATTCGAGTCGAGGAACCAATACTCTCGATGGTAGCCACATGGCGAAGTGCTTTTAAACGCTCAGGTGCGAGTGTGCCCAGCGCACGCCAAGCACCTTTAAACTCGTCGATTTCAGCCACCAACGTCAGCAATTCAGGCGTGATTTGAATGTTGTCAGTGCTCAGCATACAACCTCTCTAACCATATATACACCCATAAACACCCATAAGTCTACTCAAAACCTCACCCACAATCACCCATATCGCGTTTATACGAAGTGTGTTGCTTGCAAGGGAGATTTCTGCACAATGCCGCAGAGTCCCACGCTAAAGGCTAAGCTGTGAAACGAAGGCAGGACGTGCAAGCCCCGACGTGCAAGCCCCGACGTGCAAGCCCCGACGTGCAGCCCCACTAGGGCATAGTGAAATTTTGCAAATGCCATCGTCAAGCCTATGCCGCCCCAAGCCAGCTGGAAAAATTTGAGCTTCAGAAATCAATCCGCAGCAAATCCTTTGCAAAATCCCCAGTTTTCAATCGCAAAAGTGCGCTCCGCTTCCTTCCTCTCAAGCAATCGAACCGCCCCGCCCGTCACGATGGCTTTTACGACGTCAGCAGCAACAGGGTGCCCCATTGAGTCTCCAGGAATTCACCGAGCCCGATTAAGGTTGGGACACTGTATTCGCCGAACCAGTGCCAGGTGAACTGTGGACCGAACCCGCTCCACATCATCGACATCATCATGTCACTCAAAACAGCTGCCTCTCCCAAAATGATGGAAGGAAGTTGATAGGCATACAGGGTCCCGATCTCGAGATCGTCGAAGGACATCAGCTTGATGAAGTAGCGGCCTGAGGCAGCCAACTCGAAACGTTCTGCGGCACCATCGGTGAGCGAGAGACCGAAGAGATTCAGCAAGTTGATGGTCTGACCAATGATCAGGCCCGTGGTTTCAGCAGGACCACCAATGATGATGTCTTCCGGAAAGCCCCCAACCCAGATGTCGAAGAGATCGACATACAGCGTGTCGCGACCAGGACCGCCATCCAGGAAGTCCGCACCAGGACCGCCCACCAGGATGTCGTTGCCACCCTGACCGAGCAGGCGGTCATTGCCATAACCACCGAAGAGCGAGTCATGACCCGAACCCCCTTCGAGGATGTCATCGCCAGCCTGACCATACAGAAGATCCTGACCGCTGCCGCCGTAGATGCGATCATCACCACCAAAGGCGTTGTTCGATTCTACCAGCAAGGTCACCCCGCCGGAATTGCGGCTGCCGCGTTGATAGGCACCCTGGTCGCCCAACAACACATCGTTGCCGGATTCTCCATCAATGAAGTCGCCAC
Encoded proteins:
- a CDS encoding Fic family protein, with product MLSTDNIQITPELLTLVAEIDEFKGAWRALGTLAPERLKALRHVATIESIGSSTRIEGSKLTDREVERLLANLEIKKFDTRDEQEVAGYAEVMKLVFNAWQDIPITENHIKQLHRDLLRYSEKDEGHRGEYKALSNSVAAFDEDGGQTGIVFETATPFDTPRLMTELVAWLNEARDLRRLHPLLVVAVFVVVFLEIHPFQDGNGRLSRVLTTLLLLQAGYAYVPYSSLESVIENSKEGYYLALRQTQGSIRTPAPNWQPWLLFFLRALQQQERRLALKVEREKLVMAALPELAVQIIDFARQHGRVTMGDIIKTTGASRNTLKEHFRRVLEQGHLVKHGTGKGTWYALP